The DNA segment TGCATTGCTACCCTTTCCTTCCTATCCTATCTTCTGCAGGGATACTTCCATGGTTTCTCTAAGATATCATGAGGGTAAAAGTAAGATTGAGGTGATACTCACAATGCCATTGCCATGCATAAAAGTGTGTCACCAATTTTCAATCATCATTCATTCATAAAAGTAAATCCAACCAAATATCATATGCAGAGCTAGCTACAACTAAGATTTTTATACTGTTTTTTTACTTATGACTTTAACTATCAATTCATATGATATCATATTCATGTATATACACATAGATATAAGAGAAAGGCTCTTGATTAGATTTTACTTATTTTCCAGTTAAACAAGTTTAATCTAAATTGAAACTTCATGACAGTGATGGAGCAtctgaattgaaaaaaaatatataataagagaATTTTgtgtttgaattttgaagttcATTTGTAACTTCCATACAACACACTTTAATTAACAGTTTTTATTAGtaaaacaatttgaattttgtgtaGTGTAACTGTTTGATTAATGGGCACTATTAAAAGTATAATTGTAACGTTTGGTTTTGGTCATTTCAATTTTTCAGAATCGAAACCCGATAAAGCAAGTGGCACAGGCACAGCCCTGTTGTTTGTGTATGCAAAAAATTTACTCTGGACTCAGTGTTTTAGTTTGTAACGTAAAGTGTCAACGTCGAAGGCCAACAATGGCACTTGATTAGATAATTACATATGAATATGAAGTCTGAACACTGTATTTGTATAGTGTATTGTAATAGTATTGTAACGCAAAAGGCAGAAACAAAAGCAGCCAAAAAGCAAAAGATGGTTCAGCACTGGTAAGAAGACCATAGGCTGGCTACTACTACACACAGCAGCACATGTTATGAAAACGAAAAGAAAAAGCTAAGTTGTATGTATGTGATGGCATTTGTGAATAAATGAAGGGTATGGTGAGGGCCTTTTGGGGCGTTTACTCCAAAATATTCCTGAACCAGCAATCTTCCCGTACGCATCATTTGATAGTTTAATCATCAACAGCTACACCACAAGCCTCAGTTTGTGCTGCTGTTCCTGAAACAAACACAGATcaggcagcagcagcagcaggagTTGCCTTTTCTCAACTCTCCTCACTCTTTCTTCTAACAGATACATAGATAGATACATAGatagagagatagagagagaaagatgGTTTCTGAAACCTCCCTCTCTTCTTCTAAACGCTCTCCAGCTACTCCTAAGTTTTGCAACTCATTCACTACTAGGTAATTCAGCAACcttttgtttcttgtttctCTCTTTGCCTGTGTATGTAAGTCTTGTGGGAGTGTAATAAACTTGTCTGTCTATGTTTCTTTTGAAGGTGGATTGAAAATGTAACTTCGCGTGCTTGTTTTAGTCTTCATTTCATTCTAGTTCTATCTTACCGGGGTTGAAATTAAAGCATTTGATAATTTGTTGAACATTTGATACCTTGGTTTCTCCTTCGTGTGGATTTTGTGGTAAAAGGTTATGCATATCCAGCAACAGTTTTTATGGTGGGATATTTTGGAGTTTTTTTAGCTAGATAGAGATTATCTAAGTTCTTCAGAAAATTCAAAGGTGAACAGATGCTTAAAGTCAACATTCTTATTTCTTGACGTGTGCTGTTATTCTCAACTCTCATTTCTTTGGTGTGCAAATTTTTTTGGTGAATGGTGGAAGGACTCAAAGGATGCTGTGGATTTAAGAATCCATGCATCCTTGACAGGATTTTATAACAGTTGTCATGccatattgatatttttttattgcaggATTTTTGCTGATGTTGCCGGTGACATTACAATTGTCGTTGATGGGGAATCTTTTCTGCTACACAAGGTAATTCTTTTGAGATGTTGTTGAAAACCACTAGATATTTTCATGACTTGTTCTATTTGTCGTTGAGTTGTAAGTTTTATATTCTAAACTGTAGTTGTCATGAGTTTGATTTGGGTGTCTCTACCAGTTACCATGAATTGGGATATAGTGAACAGCATGTCCAAAATTCATAATATGCTAACAAGCAACTAAAAATCAACCACTATTTGCCAAATTTCATGCCTACTTTATGATATCAAAGAGAAAAGTTGATGACTTCTATTTGGCTTGTTTTGAGTGCAACATAGCTGCACCAGTCAACTCAATACTATTCAGACAATGTCTTTGATTCTacagaaataataatttaaattcaaaatctaTTTACACTAATTTCGTTACTTTGTGCTGATTCATGAAGTTTCCCTTGGTGACTCTAAGTGGGAAAATCCGGAAGATGGTGGCTGAAGCCAAGGGTTCCAATGTTTCAAACTTGGAGCTCCTCAATTTTCCAGGGGGGCACCAGACATTTGAACTTGCCATGAAGTTCTGTTATGGGATGAATTTTGAGATTACAGCATTCAATGTTGCCCGGCTTCGTTGTGCAGCAGAGTATCTGGAAATGACAGAAGAATACCGGGAGCAAAACCTCATTTCAAGAGCAGAGATTTATCTGAATGAGATTGTCTTTCAGAGTCTTCAGAAGTCAGTGGAAGTGCTATCCACATGTGAGATGTTACCTCCAAATACAGTGGATGAAATTGAAATATCAAGTGGATGTGTGGAAGCCATTGCAATGAATGCTTGCAAGGAGCAACTAGTTTCTGGCTTATCTAAATTAGACTGTGATGGAGAATCTAGAGAGCTAAAGGAGGATTGTGTTGCCTGGTGGGTTGAAGATCTCTCAGTACTGCGTATAGATTACTTCCAAGGAGTTATTTGTGCCATGGGAAGAATGGGGGTGAGATCAGACAGCATTATTGCATCACTGATGCATTATGCTCAATCGTCTCTAAAGGGTATTGGAAAGTGTCAATTCTGGAATCCATCAAGGACAAACTCAAGTCCAACCAGTGTAGAAAAGGACCAGAGGATAATTGTGGAAACTCTTGTAAGTCTTATGCCAACAGACAAAAGCTCTTCCATTCCCTTGACATTTTTGTTTGGCATGCTAAAGATGGCTATCATGTTGGGTGCAACCACTCCCTGTAGGCTTGAGCTTGAAAGAAGGATTGCATTACGGTTGGAAATGGTCTCATTAGATGATCTACTTATACCATCACTACAGAGTGGAGACTCTTTGTTTGATGTTGATACAGTTCACAGGCTACTGGTGAATTTCTTGCAAAGGGTCGAAGAGGAAGAAACTGAAGATTATGGATATGAATCTGATGGGCTTTGTTCTGCTGGCCATGGTTCTCTGCTAAAAGTGGGGCAGCTTATTGATGCTTATTTAGCAGAAATTGCACCTGATCCGTACTTAAGTCTACAGAAATTCGTTGCTTTGATAGAGATACTTCCTGATTATGCTCGTGTTATTGATGATGGCCTCTATAGAGCTGTGGACATTTATTTGAAGGTAAATTTACTTCAACTATAGAGAACATCTATCTCTGATTCAAATAGTTAGGTGCTCCCTAGTCATGCAGCAGTTACAGAAATCATCTTTTAGGGTGGTTTTTaagatatttattataaaaatcagCTTGTAATATAACAGTTCTTGACAACATAATTGTGTGAACAACCAATAAACTTTTAGTTTTGACATTGACAACTTATAAAAAATCTTCCCTAGTATGatttttaagatatttattataaaaatcaacAAATTCTTCCAACTAGTCAGAAATTTTCCTTAGTGGGATTTGTaagatatttattataaaatcaacAAACTTTACAGTTTCAGGGCATATATTATTCAATCTATATATATACCTTGTCCTTCTTAATGTTGACAATAGCAATTCTTTCTGCTCCTTGTTCAGGCACATTCAGCACTAACAGAGCAAGAATGCAAGAAGCTATGCAAGTTGATAGACTGCCAGAAGCTATCTCAAGAAGCATGCAACCATGCAGCCCAGAATGACAGGCTTCCACTGCAGATGGTGGTGCAGGTCCTGTACTTCGAGCAGCTTCGTTTGAAGAACGCGTTGTCAGGGAGTTCAGGAGATGGGCTGCTATCACAGAGAATAAGCAGTGGTGTTCCAAGTGCAGCCATGTCCCCAAGGGACAACTATGCATCTCTGAGGAGAGAGAACCGGGAACTGAAGCTGGAGATTTCAAGAATGAGGGTGAGGCTGAGTGAGTTGGAGAAGGAACAGATATTCATGAAACAAGGCATGATTGAGAAGGGAGGAAATGGAAGAACATTCTTAACATCACTTTCAAAGGGAATTGGGAGGATTGCAATATTTAGTGGTCAAGGAGGAGGAAAGCGCCAGAAATCAGGTAGGAAGTCTCGTGGTTCAGAGGGGAAAACTGGTAGAAGTAGGAGACACTCTGTCTCATAGATATTGTTCTTCTCTACTTGGCTAAAAACACTCTCTATTATACCTTATCAGGTGAACACAACGTGTAAATGACTTGATCAACAGCTTCTCTTCATCTTGGTCTTAAGTTTTGGCAGTTGAACTTGAAATCCCACATTCTCCCTTCTTCCTTGTTGTACATGATTTCAGCTGCTGAGATAAGGTCGTTGTTCACTACAGTTACACCAAGAGAAAGCTTCATTACCTTGTCCTAGAGACACAGTTGAAGCACTTCCTTTCccactgataaaaaaatgtactTATTTATTGTCAAACTTGTTCCTTATTCAATTGCTTGAAAAGGAAAATGTAACATATGCATCCAAATACTGAAATGATTCACCTTAGATTAAAGTTTCTGTAACTTCTAATGGCAACATAAAACTAACTTGGCTTATGGATGCCTATTAGTGAAGTGACA comes from the Phaseolus vulgaris cultivar G19833 chromosome 8, P. vulgaris v2.0, whole genome shotgun sequence genome and includes:
- the LOC137825824 gene encoding BTB/POZ domain-containing protein At3g08570 isoform X1; this translates as MVSETSLSSSKRSPATPKFCNSFTTRIFADVAGDITIVVDGESFLLHKFPLVTLSGKIRKMVAEAKGSNVSNLELLNFPGGHQTFELAMKFCYGMNFEITAFNVARLRCAAEYLEMTEEYREQNLISRAEIYLNEIVFQSLQKSVEVLSTCEMLPPNTVDEIEISSGCVEAIAMNACKEQLVSGLSKLDCDGESRELKEDCVAWWVEDLSVLRIDYFQGVICAMGRMGVRSDSIIASLMHYAQSSLKGIGKCQFWNPSRTNSSPTSVEKDQRIIVETLVSLMPTDKSSSIPLTFLFGMLKMAIMLGATTPCRLELERRIALRLEMVSLDDLLIPSLQSGDSLFDVDTVHRLLVNFLQRVEEEETEDYGYESDGLCSAGHGSLLKVGQLIDAYLAEIAPDPYLSLQKFVALIEILPDYARVIDDGLYRAVDIYLKAHSALTEQECKKLCKLIDCQKLSQEACNHAAQNDRLPLQMVVQVLYFEQLRLKNALSGSSGDGLLSQRISSGVPSAAMSPRDNYASLRRENRELKLEISRMRVRLSELEKEQIFMKQGMIEKGGNGRTFLTSLSKGIGRIAIFSGQGGGKRQKSGRKSRGSEGKTGRSRRHSVS
- the LOC137825824 gene encoding BTB/POZ domain-containing protein At3g08570 isoform X2, translated to MVSETSLSSSKRSPATPKFCNSFTTRIFADVAGDITIVVDGESFLLHKFPLVTLSGKIRKMVAEAKGSNVSNLELLNFPGGHQTFELAMKFCYGMNFEITAFNVARLRCAAEYLEMTEEYREQNLISRAEIYLNEIVFQSLQKSVEVLSTCEMLPPNTVDEIEISSGCVEAIAMNACKEQLVSGLSKLDCDGESRELKEDCVAWWVEDLSVLRIDYFQGVICAMGRMGVRSDSIIASLMHYAQSSLKGIGKCQFWNPSRTNSSPTSVEKDQRIIVETLVSLMPTDKSSSIPLTFLFGMLKMAIMLGATTPCRLELERRIALRLEMVSLDDLLIPSLQSGDSLFDVDTVHRLLVNFLQRVEEEETEDYGYESDGLCSAGHGSLLKVGQLIDAYLAEIAPDPYLSLQKFVALIEILPDYARVIDDGLYRAVDIYLKAHSALTEQECKKLCKLIDCQKLSQEACNHAAQNDRLPLQMVVQVLYFEQLRLKNALSGSSGDGLLSQRISSGVPSAAMSPRDNYASLRRENRELKLEISRMRVRLSELEKEQIFMKQGMIEKGGNGRTFLTSLSKGIGRIAIFSGQGGGKRQKSGEHNV